Proteins from a single region of Heterodontus francisci isolate sHetFra1 unplaced genomic scaffold, sHetFra1.hap1 HAP1_SCAFFOLD_101_1, whole genome shotgun sequence:
- the LOC137361869 gene encoding probable G-protein coupled receptor 139 yields MHGPIQWVRKIFYVILAVIGVPVNLISIVILSKGNCGLSSCTTRYLVAMSTADLLVIITEIILRRINDYYFPLNFLYLTFVCRSHYVLMRAAIDCSVWFAIAFTFDRFVAICCQKLKSKYCTRKTATVVLSTTGILLCLKNIPIYFRFKPFLVIDNVEWFCFNKRSYFTDPRWIGFRMFEKALTPIMPFSLILLLNALTFRHILVNSRVRQRLRVQSKKDNHSDSEMERRRKSMILLFTISGSFIILWLVYVLYIFRIGHFLDDASYYLFENVAYMLRNLSCCTNTFIYVAIQSEFREQLKSAVKYPVTSIFKLMHKQSN; encoded by the exons atgcacggaccaattcaatgggtcaggaaaatattctacgtgatccttgctgtaattggcgttcctg ttaatttaatctcaattgtgatcctgtccaagggaaattgcggactctccagctgcaccacccgttacctggtggccatgtcaacagcggatctactggtcattatcactgagatcatactccggagaatcaatgattattatttcccattaaatttcctgtatctcacctttgtgtgtcgctctcactatgtcttgatgcgtgcagccatcgactgttcggtttggttcgccatcgctttcacatttgatcgatttgtcgccatttgttgccagaagctgaaatcgaaatattgcaccagaaaaactgcgactgtggttctgtcaacaactggcattctgctctgtctaaaaaatattcccatctactttagatttaaaccttttctggtaatcgacaatgtagaatggttCTGCTttaataagcgaagctattttactgaccctcgatggattggatttagaatgtttgaaaaagctttaacaccaataatgccattcagtttaattctgttgctgaacgctctgaccttcagacacattttagtgaacaGTCGAGTCCGTCAGAgactgagggttcagagcaagaaagataatcacagtgactctgaaatggagagaaggaggaagtccatgattttactcttcaccatatctggcagcttcataattctgtggttggtgtatgtgttatatatttttcgcattggtcatttcttagatgatgCTTCTTATTATCTCTTTGAAAATGTTGCATATATGCtgaggaatttaagttgctgtacaaacacatttatttatgtggccattcagtccgaattcagagagcagttaaagagcgcggtgaaatatccagttacatcaatttttaaattaatgcataaacaaagcaactga